The following proteins come from a genomic window of Chryseobacterium glaciei:
- a CDS encoding thymidylate synthase, which produces MQNYLDLLQHILDNGTDKTDRTGTGTRSVFGYQLRYDLSKGFPLVTTKKVHLKSIIYELLWFLKGDTNVKYLNDNGVSIWDEWANENGDLGPVYGAQWRSWNGADGKIVDQITDVIDQIKKNPDSRRLIVSAWNVAEIPNMALAPCHALFQFYVADGKLSLQLYQRSADVFLGVPFNIASYALLLMMVAQVCDLEIGDYVHSFGDVHIYNNHFEQVNRQLSRETRPLPTMKLNPEIKDIFDFNFEDFTLENYDPHPGIKAPVAI; this is translated from the coding sequence ATGCAAAATTACTTAGACCTTTTACAACATATTTTAGACAACGGAACCGATAAAACCGATAGAACGGGTACCGGAACCAGAAGTGTTTTCGGATATCAACTGAGATATGATCTTTCGAAAGGCTTTCCTTTGGTGACAACTAAAAAAGTGCATTTGAAGTCTATTATTTACGAACTTCTTTGGTTCTTAAAAGGCGATACCAATGTTAAATATTTAAATGATAATGGAGTAAGCATTTGGGATGAATGGGCAAATGAAAACGGCGACTTGGGGCCTGTTTATGGTGCTCAGTGGAGAAGCTGGAACGGTGCAGACGGAAAAATTGTAGATCAGATTACAGACGTTATCGATCAGATTAAAAAAAATCCAGACTCTAGAAGATTGATAGTCTCTGCATGGAATGTTGCAGAAATTCCAAATATGGCTCTGGCACCTTGTCACGCTTTATTTCAATTTTATGTGGCGGATGGAAAATTATCACTGCAACTCTATCAGAGAAGCGCAGATGTTTTCTTGGGAGTTCCTTTTAATATTGCGAGTTATGCATTGTTATTAATGATGGTTGCGCAGGTTTGTGATCTTGAAATTGGGGATTATGTTCATAGTTTCGGAGATGTTCACATTTACAATAATCATTTTGAGCAGGTAAACAGACAGCTTTCAAGAGAAACAAGACCTCTTCCGACAATGAAATTAAACCCGGAAATTAAAGATATTTTTGATTTTAATTTTGAAGATTTTACATTAGAAAATTATGATCCGCATCCGGGAATTAAAGCGCCTGTTGCGATTTAA